One Paenarthrobacter aurescens TC1 DNA window includes the following coding sequences:
- a CDS encoding putative RNA polymerase sigma (70) factor (identified by match to protein family HMM PF04542; match to protein family HMM TIGR02937) — MDQLTAAAASGESPASTMAARSDSQIIELVREGATDAFDVLYQRHFKVAHFVARAQSDNPSDADDVVAESFAAIFQQLTEGKGPKEFFRSYLLTVVRRTAHDRNRKARRMPTAADDAILDSAVLDSDPVLDDLESSIMARAFKSLPERWQAVLWHLDIEGLKPAAAAPLVGLTPNGVSSLALRAREGLRQAYLQQHISQTVGDCNEYASQLGKYARNALKRTSEEKVRSHLDGCARCTALLMELNDVQGGMRAILFPLLTGIAFTPGAFAALGSAATAGGLQAAAGSTAVSGQAGAVAARTASQMWKLTAAIVVGVLALAGVLVWFLQPSADTESAVASDAASPAAPAAQETSSPSATPSSTPEPNPEPAATSTPEPTAVVIPPTPLPQRSAAVVDSGAVFSTPVPASVALAAPAAQTVDGTFSVIPGSDKTERDLHVGFSLQGEGAPSTGEAVFTLPDQATFVAGRTVAPAGWTCGNAASNMRQIRCTTESMDRENLAFTLGVALPPAAETGTVNYRFGGNGIVSKTFANSFR, encoded by the coding sequence ATGGATCAACTAACCGCGGCAGCGGCCAGTGGAGAGTCTCCTGCCAGCACAATGGCTGCCCGCAGCGATTCCCAGATCATTGAGTTGGTGCGCGAAGGTGCCACCGATGCCTTCGATGTGCTCTACCAACGGCACTTCAAAGTCGCCCATTTTGTCGCCCGCGCGCAGAGCGATAATCCCAGTGACGCCGACGACGTCGTGGCCGAGTCTTTCGCTGCCATCTTCCAGCAGTTGACGGAAGGCAAGGGACCAAAGGAGTTCTTCCGCTCCTATCTCCTGACCGTGGTGCGCCGCACCGCCCATGACCGGAACCGCAAGGCCCGCCGCATGCCAACTGCTGCCGACGACGCCATTCTGGATTCCGCTGTGCTGGACAGTGACCCCGTGCTCGACGACCTTGAGTCGAGCATTATGGCCAGGGCGTTCAAGTCGTTGCCCGAACGCTGGCAGGCCGTGCTCTGGCACCTGGACATCGAAGGCCTGAAACCGGCAGCGGCGGCACCACTCGTGGGCCTCACTCCCAACGGTGTCTCGTCGTTGGCCCTCCGGGCGAGGGAAGGACTGCGTCAGGCCTATCTTCAACAGCACATCAGCCAGACGGTGGGCGACTGTAACGAGTACGCCAGCCAGTTGGGAAAGTACGCGCGAAACGCGCTGAAGCGTACGTCCGAGGAGAAAGTCCGCAGTCACCTGGATGGCTGTGCCCGGTGCACGGCTCTGCTGATGGAACTCAATGACGTCCAGGGCGGCATGAGGGCCATCCTGTTCCCCTTGCTTACGGGCATCGCCTTTACCCCGGGGGCATTTGCCGCACTCGGATCGGCGGCCACGGCCGGAGGGCTGCAGGCGGCTGCCGGAAGCACAGCAGTGTCCGGCCAGGCTGGCGCGGTCGCGGCGCGCACCGCCAGCCAAATGTGGAAGTTGACGGCGGCCATTGTGGTGGGCGTACTGGCTCTGGCTGGAGTGCTGGTGTGGTTCCTTCAGCCCAGCGCAGATACTGAATCCGCTGTTGCCTCCGACGCCGCATCACCGGCAGCACCGGCCGCCCAGGAAACGTCGTCGCCGAGTGCAACGCCAAGCTCCACGCCAGAGCCCAATCCAGAGCCCGCTGCCACATCGACGCCGGAACCAACCGCCGTCGTCATTCCGCCGACCCCTCTGCCGCAGCGGAGCGCCGCGGTGGTGGATTCAGGTGCGGTATTCTCGACGCCGGTGCCCGCCTCTGTAGCGCTGGCGGCGCCCGCCGCCCAAACGGTTGATGGGACGTTCTCAGTCATCCCGGGCTCCGACAAGACGGAGCGGGACCTGCACGTAGGGTTCTCGCTGCAGGGCGAAGGAGCGCCGAGCACGGGTGAGGCCGTCTTCACGCTCCCGGACCAGGCAACCTTCGTGGCGGGTAGGACCGTGGCCCCGGCTGGTTGGACGTGCGGAAACGCCGCTTCAAATATGCGGCAGATCCGCTGCACTACCGAGTCCATGGACAGGGAAAACCTTGCCTTTACGCTGGGCGTTGCGCTCCCGCCAGCCGCGGAAACGGGAACGGTCAACTATCGGTTTGGCGGGAATGGCATCGTCTCCAAGACGTTCGCCAACTCCTTCCGGTAG
- a CDS encoding putative gluconate transporter (identified by match to protein family HMM PF02447; match to protein family HMM PF03600; match to protein family HMM TIGR00791): MELGTPLLLTIAAAGIALLLVLIIRFKIQAFVALLAVSILVAVAAQIPLKDIFTVVTTGVGSTMGKVALLIALGAILGRMIEVSGGVQSLATHFTEKLGAKRVAIALTAVGFLVAIPVFFEVGVIVLVPIVYAFAKIANVHPIKFGLPMAGIMLSIHVAVPPHPGIVAGAGVFGADIGLITLISLIICIPLGFLSYWVASIMNRKDYELLPGVKQQVDEFGSDSLVHVGHDGPGARAIAPPRPGLIMFLIAAPIVQILLGTVGTLTLAKDNYWYGVAAFIGNPFFALLVAVALSFFLLAVRRNWSLKETGEIFEGALPPIASILMVVAAGGVFGEVLRASGIGAALSHTLDSLGLPVIVLGFIISLALRAAQGSATVAIVTTTGLLTSAVMEGGYTPAQIAVIVIAIGFGSLGLSHVTDAGFWTVIRYYGLTVSDGLKTWTVLTTILGLAGFALTYVAWILVGGLGH, encoded by the coding sequence GTGGAGCTGGGAACCCCCCTCCTGCTGACCATCGCTGCAGCGGGCATCGCCCTGCTGCTGGTGCTGATCATCCGCTTCAAGATTCAGGCCTTTGTTGCCCTGTTGGCTGTCAGCATCCTGGTGGCCGTAGCCGCGCAGATTCCGCTCAAGGACATCTTCACAGTGGTGACCACAGGCGTTGGCAGCACCATGGGCAAGGTCGCGTTGCTGATTGCCCTCGGTGCCATCCTTGGGCGCATGATCGAGGTTTCCGGCGGCGTGCAGTCGCTGGCTACCCACTTCACTGAAAAGCTCGGCGCCAAGCGCGTTGCCATTGCGCTGACTGCCGTCGGTTTCCTCGTGGCGATCCCCGTGTTCTTCGAAGTGGGCGTCATCGTCCTGGTCCCGATCGTCTACGCTTTCGCCAAGATCGCCAACGTTCACCCCATCAAGTTCGGCCTGCCCATGGCCGGCATCATGCTGTCCATTCACGTGGCTGTCCCGCCGCACCCGGGCATCGTGGCCGGCGCCGGCGTCTTCGGCGCCGACATCGGACTCATCACCCTGATCTCGCTCATCATCTGTATCCCCCTTGGATTCCTGTCCTACTGGGTTGCCAGCATCATGAACCGCAAGGACTACGAGCTTCTCCCCGGCGTGAAGCAGCAGGTTGACGAATTCGGTTCCGACTCCCTGGTTCACGTGGGCCACGACGGCCCCGGCGCCCGCGCCATCGCCCCTCCGCGTCCCGGCCTGATCATGTTCCTGATCGCCGCTCCGATCGTCCAGATCCTCCTCGGCACCGTTGGAACTCTGACCCTCGCCAAGGACAACTACTGGTACGGCGTGGCCGCGTTCATCGGCAACCCGTTCTTCGCACTCCTGGTTGCCGTGGCCCTCTCCTTCTTCCTGCTGGCGGTCCGCCGCAACTGGTCGCTTAAGGAAACCGGCGAAATCTTCGAAGGCGCACTGCCTCCCATTGCCTCCATCCTTATGGTGGTTGCAGCTGGTGGAGTGTTCGGTGAAGTCCTCCGCGCATCCGGCATCGGCGCAGCACTGTCCCACACTTTGGACAGCCTCGGCCTGCCGGTGATCGTGCTCGGCTTCATCATCTCCCTGGCTCTGCGCGCAGCCCAGGGCTCCGCAACCGTTGCCATCGTGACCACGACGGGCCTGCTCACCTCGGCCGTCATGGAAGGTGGCTACACGCCGGCCCAGATCGCCGTGATCGTCATTGCCATCGGCTTCGGTTCGCTAGGCCTGTCCCACGTTACGGATGCCGGCTTCTGGACCGTGATCCGTTACTACGGCCTCACGGTTTCCGACGGCCTCAAGACCTGGACTGTCCTGACGACCATCCTGGGCTTGGCCGGCTTCGCACTGACGTACGTCGCCTGGATCCTGGTGGGAGGCCTGGGCCACTAA
- a CDS encoding putative membrane protein, which yields MIYRGPQKLLAAIVATAITFLGVGSALAPPALATLPGSPGVAQPGTPVYTETFANQNATASALSILSYMGGTAAANQTYTADTPYTPAGGQCDGWILNSFTPLATSDAGCLRNQPGGWEQIQQMSVALGLAQGQTAAQAASNQALSEYTNSASGNIAAGVQFRTEANTIPAIAGHYYAVSGYFAQVNCHAAHASQTFSLLINGTRQVLSAGLDPCGSSTQPSVQVTKLQSAAYQIPVGTNPSLGLELRNETATGIGNDVAFDLPQIVDVTPQLDKSFTPALIAPGGTSKVTLTITNTDDLKAKNDWSITDTLPAGLTVAGTPNMGGTCVQAAGTNPLEKWAVAGSNTVSVIGGDLAQGMTACTITVDVTAAAEGTYVSGPANIVTNLNPPANATLSVRSPRLALSKALGAPRLSDSHQFTTHIRTGSATGPVISSTANATTAGAGSTIEPNTGVTGEYVANAGTPYYLTESGTNLSGYSNAITCVDANGLQSGLPSGAPFAGSLEIVPRAGADISCVLTSTAHPVPTMECSVSADASDIQQSPVVGDRITYTFASKNTGNVPLTNVSITDPLAGLSALSYTWPGIPGELLPGQTVTATATYGITQEDIDAGHLANSATTTGTPPAGPPLATPPGTTDTPLTQAAAMEFSKSADASAVLHPSVAGDVMTYTFTAKNTGNVTLTDVSIEDPLAGLSALSYSWPGAPGTLLPGETVTAKATYGISQADIDSGHVVNSATTRGTPPSGTPMTPPPGETDTQLTPGAGMRFTKTADASAVGDPAKVGDPITYMFTVKNTENAPLTHVVVNDLMPGLSALVYTWPGDAGILLPGEEVTARATYAVTQADIDAGHVVNTATATGTPPTGPVVATPPASVVVTFPPVGPNQSDGPRDGASRPDGPRDGPGQSDGPREGDGSPLGPSQSEGPLASTGVVHNVLPISLIVVGAGLVLFLSGYRRTRH from the coding sequence ATGATATACAGAGGTCCACAGAAGCTGCTGGCGGCCATCGTCGCCACGGCGATCACGTTTCTGGGGGTGGGAAGCGCCTTGGCACCGCCGGCCCTGGCCACTCTGCCAGGCTCGCCCGGCGTTGCCCAGCCAGGTACTCCTGTCTACACGGAGACCTTCGCGAATCAGAATGCCACCGCCAGCGCCCTCAGCATCCTGAGCTACATGGGTGGAACCGCAGCTGCGAACCAAACGTATACAGCTGATACGCCCTACACACCGGCAGGCGGACAATGCGACGGCTGGATACTGAACTCCTTCACCCCGTTGGCGACCTCCGATGCGGGTTGCCTCAGGAACCAGCCCGGCGGCTGGGAACAGATCCAGCAGATGTCGGTTGCCCTCGGATTGGCGCAGGGACAAACAGCAGCACAAGCTGCCAGCAACCAGGCGTTGTCTGAATACACCAACAGTGCATCAGGAAATATCGCCGCTGGCGTCCAATTCCGCACCGAAGCAAACACCATCCCGGCAATCGCCGGCCACTACTATGCGGTGTCAGGTTACTTCGCCCAGGTGAACTGCCACGCTGCACACGCGAGCCAGACCTTCAGCCTGCTCATTAATGGGACACGCCAAGTGCTCAGCGCCGGCCTCGATCCCTGTGGCAGCAGCACCCAGCCAAGCGTCCAGGTCACCAAGCTCCAATCCGCTGCCTACCAGATTCCCGTGGGCACAAACCCTTCACTCGGCTTGGAGCTGAGGAATGAAACAGCCACGGGAATCGGCAACGACGTCGCCTTCGACCTTCCGCAGATTGTGGATGTGACGCCCCAGCTGGATAAATCCTTCACCCCGGCGCTCATCGCACCTGGCGGCACATCCAAGGTCACGCTGACGATCACCAACACCGACGACCTCAAGGCGAAGAACGACTGGTCCATCACGGACACCCTTCCTGCTGGACTGACCGTTGCCGGTACTCCCAACATGGGTGGCACCTGCGTGCAGGCCGCGGGAACCAACCCCTTGGAGAAGTGGGCCGTTGCCGGCAGCAACACCGTCTCAGTCATTGGCGGTGACCTCGCCCAAGGAATGACGGCGTGCACCATTACGGTAGACGTCACAGCTGCTGCGGAGGGTACGTACGTTAGCGGACCCGCCAACATCGTGACCAACCTGAACCCGCCTGCAAACGCCACGCTCAGCGTTCGGTCTCCGCGGCTGGCATTAAGCAAAGCCCTTGGCGCTCCCCGGCTGTCTGATTCCCATCAGTTCACCACCCACATCCGCACGGGCTCGGCCACTGGACCGGTTATCAGCTCTACTGCCAACGCGACCACTGCTGGTGCGGGCTCCACGATTGAGCCAAACACGGGTGTCACCGGTGAGTACGTAGCCAATGCCGGAACCCCGTATTATCTGACCGAGTCCGGTACCAACCTGTCCGGCTACAGCAACGCCATAACCTGTGTGGACGCCAATGGTCTTCAGTCCGGCCTGCCTTCCGGGGCGCCTTTCGCTGGCTCCCTGGAAATTGTGCCCCGTGCCGGCGCCGATATCAGCTGTGTGCTGACCAGCACGGCACATCCCGTGCCGACCATGGAGTGCAGCGTGTCCGCTGACGCCTCTGACATTCAGCAATCGCCGGTTGTGGGTGACCGTATCACCTACACTTTCGCTTCGAAGAACACCGGCAACGTGCCGCTGACCAATGTCTCCATCACGGATCCGCTGGCTGGCCTGTCCGCCCTGAGCTACACCTGGCCGGGCATCCCGGGTGAGTTGCTCCCTGGCCAAACCGTGACGGCTACGGCAACCTACGGGATCACGCAGGAAGATATCGACGCCGGTCATCTCGCCAACTCGGCCACGACCACGGGTACCCCGCCCGCAGGTCCGCCGCTAGCGACTCCTCCCGGAACAACGGACACACCTTTGACCCAGGCCGCAGCGATGGAGTTCAGCAAGTCCGCCGACGCCAGCGCCGTTCTCCATCCGTCTGTTGCGGGCGACGTGATGACATACACGTTCACTGCGAAGAACACCGGCAACGTCACGCTGACGGATGTCTCCATCGAGGATCCGCTGGCCGGTTTGTCCGCGTTGAGCTACAGCTGGCCCGGCGCCCCAGGAACCCTTCTGCCCGGTGAAACCGTGACAGCCAAAGCAACATACGGGATCTCCCAGGCTGACATCGACTCCGGGCACGTGGTCAACAGCGCAACTACAAGGGGCACTCCTCCCTCCGGCACCCCGATGACGCCTCCTCCCGGAGAAACGGACACCCAGTTGACGCCGGGCGCCGGCATGCGGTTCACCAAGACGGCGGATGCATCTGCAGTGGGTGACCCCGCCAAGGTGGGCGATCCAATCACCTACATGTTCACGGTGAAGAACACAGAAAATGCGCCGTTGACCCACGTGGTGGTCAACGATCTGATGCCGGGCCTGTCGGCCTTGGTTTACACCTGGCCCGGTGACGCAGGAATTCTGCTTCCCGGTGAGGAAGTGACTGCCAGAGCAACGTACGCGGTCACGCAGGCGGACATCGACGCCGGGCACGTGGTCAACACGGCCACCGCAACGGGTACGCCTCCCACTGGACCGGTGGTCGCTACGCCACCAGCGAGTGTTGTGGTGACCTTCCCGCCAGTTGGGCCCAACCAGTCTGATGGGCCGCGGGACGGGGCCAGTCGGCCCGACGGACCGCGGGACGGTCCCGGCCAGTCTGATGGACCGCGGGAAGGTGACGGATCGCCTCTTGGTCCCAGTCAGTCTGAAGGACCGTTGGCCTCCACAGGCGTTGTCCATAACGTGCTGCCGATCAGCCTCATCGTGGTTGGCGCGGGCCTGGTCCTGTTCCTCTCCGGATACCGTCGCACTCGTCACTGA
- a CDS encoding putative acyltransferase family domain protein (identified by match to protein family HMM PF01757) encodes MEMDEHQPASPAAVVHRDPAIDLVRFICLLLVVAAHCMMVSPVLQKDGTVVTVNVLMEQSWFTPVAWGLMIVPLFFVLGGVTGLQSWRRLRAHGGTGFDFAQLRLLRLVRPAMAVLAVMWGGLWVALLLGVHPAVIQLMTAGAAMPLWFLAAYLTAQLSIPVMARLHERAPFLTFAALVALIITVDSLRGAIPVLAFANMVFLWCAVQQLGFLMADGFFEKRSRGWLIGAVVSSNLLLGLVTGVAVYPGNMVVNLNPPNFSLLLLGISQTATLQLLQGGIRRIADVRWIQGVMAVAGRRSMTVYLWHLPLLVGMSGLLLLTDVPKPLAGTPEWWWARIPVFFAVVTLMVPVVWIFGRLENRPTAASHARGPTRTAVVTAAVVVLIPVADAAFNGLTLALLGGGAACFALSVLLLGRVPTPLLPPPVREGAESPERRRPTLPEPDLRANLET; translated from the coding sequence ATGGAGATGGACGAGCATCAGCCCGCCAGCCCGGCAGCGGTTGTGCATAGGGATCCGGCGATCGATCTTGTCCGTTTCATCTGCCTGCTCCTGGTTGTCGCTGCGCACTGCATGATGGTCAGCCCTGTTCTGCAGAAGGACGGGACTGTGGTGACCGTGAACGTCCTCATGGAGCAAAGCTGGTTTACCCCTGTGGCGTGGGGGCTCATGATCGTGCCGCTGTTCTTCGTCCTGGGCGGTGTAACAGGGCTGCAATCGTGGCGGCGTCTGAGGGCCCACGGCGGCACCGGGTTCGACTTCGCCCAGTTGCGGCTCCTCCGACTGGTCCGCCCGGCCATGGCCGTTTTGGCTGTCATGTGGGGAGGGCTGTGGGTGGCGCTGCTGCTTGGCGTCCACCCGGCGGTCATCCAGTTAATGACCGCCGGCGCCGCGATGCCCCTGTGGTTCTTGGCGGCCTACCTCACCGCCCAACTCAGCATCCCGGTGATGGCCCGGCTTCACGAGCGTGCGCCATTTCTGACGTTCGCTGCGCTGGTGGCGCTGATCATCACTGTCGATTCCCTTCGCGGCGCCATTCCCGTCCTGGCCTTCGCCAACATGGTCTTCCTGTGGTGCGCCGTCCAGCAATTGGGATTCCTCATGGCGGACGGCTTCTTCGAGAAACGCAGCCGCGGCTGGCTCATCGGTGCCGTTGTTTCCAGCAACCTTCTGCTGGGCCTCGTGACCGGTGTGGCCGTGTACCCGGGGAACATGGTGGTGAACCTGAACCCGCCCAATTTCAGCCTGCTTCTCTTGGGCATTTCCCAGACGGCCACGCTCCAACTCCTGCAAGGTGGCATACGGCGGATCGCTGACGTCCGATGGATCCAGGGGGTCATGGCCGTAGCGGGACGGCGATCCATGACCGTGTACCTGTGGCACCTTCCGCTCCTGGTGGGCATGTCCGGGTTGCTGCTGCTGACCGATGTGCCCAAGCCGTTGGCAGGGACTCCGGAGTGGTGGTGGGCGCGGATCCCTGTCTTCTTCGCGGTGGTCACCCTGATGGTCCCGGTGGTGTGGATTTTTGGTCGATTGGAGAACCGTCCGACGGCGGCAAGCCACGCACGGGGCCCCACGCGCACCGCTGTGGTGACCGCCGCCGTCGTGGTTTTGATCCCGGTGGCGGACGCTGCGTTCAACGGATTGACGCTTGCCCTGTTGGGTGGGGGAGCGGCGTGCTTTGCCCTTTCGGTCCTCTTGCTGGGCAGGGTTCCGACGCCGCTGCTGCCGCCTCCGGTGCGCGAAGGTGCGGAATCGCCCGAACGTCGACGGCCCACGTTGCCAGAGCCGGATTTACGTGCCAATCTCGAAACATGA
- a CDS encoding putative 3-hydroxybutyrate dehydrogenase (identified by match to protein family HMM PF03446; match to protein family HMM PF03721) → MTSSDYTITVLGLGAMGLPMATRLASELTVHGFDIAEPRLELAAAAGIKTFASAREASQDADALLLAVRNGEQLNDVLFGENGVAAVLKPGAVVILGSTVGTEAIPATVAKLAEYGVSLVDAPLSGGPKRAGEGDLLIVVGAEPEALEKARPALELLASTLSIVGDKPGDGQALKTVNQLLCGVHIAAAAEAMALADALGLDQAKTLAALEAGAAGSFMLSNRGPRILEAYSEDGAEVLSRLDIFVKDMGIVGKATRAAGLAAPVAAAAEQLYLLGQAQGLAAADDSAVIKVVAPSKRTA, encoded by the coding sequence ATGACCAGCAGCGACTACACCATCACCGTTCTGGGCCTCGGCGCCATGGGCCTGCCCATGGCCACCCGCCTCGCGTCCGAGCTGACCGTCCACGGCTTCGATATCGCCGAGCCCCGCCTTGAGCTCGCCGCCGCGGCGGGCATCAAGACTTTCGCCTCGGCCCGCGAAGCTTCCCAGGACGCTGACGCACTCCTTCTTGCTGTCCGCAACGGCGAGCAGCTCAACGATGTCCTTTTCGGCGAGAACGGCGTCGCGGCGGTACTGAAGCCGGGCGCCGTCGTCATCCTGGGCAGCACCGTGGGCACCGAAGCCATCCCGGCCACGGTTGCCAAGCTGGCCGAATACGGCGTTTCGCTGGTGGATGCCCCGCTGTCCGGCGGTCCGAAGCGCGCTGGTGAAGGCGACCTGCTGATTGTGGTCGGTGCCGAGCCGGAGGCGCTGGAGAAGGCCCGCCCCGCACTTGAGCTGCTGGCGTCCACCCTGAGCATCGTTGGGGATAAGCCCGGCGACGGCCAAGCGCTCAAGACCGTCAACCAGCTCCTGTGCGGTGTGCACATCGCCGCCGCGGCTGAGGCCATGGCGCTCGCCGATGCCCTCGGGCTCGATCAGGCGAAGACCCTCGCCGCCCTCGAAGCCGGTGCTGCTGGTTCCTTCATGCTGTCCAACCGTGGCCCCCGCATCCTCGAGGCCTACTCCGAAGACGGCGCAGAGGTCCTCAGCCGCTTGGACATCTTCGTGAAGGACATGGGCATCGTGGGTAAGGCAACCAGGGCCGCCGGCCTCGCCGCACCCGTTGCTGCCGCCGCTGAACAGCTCTACCTTCTCGGCCAGGCCCAGGGCCTCGCCGCCGCCGACGATTCTGCCGTCATTAAGGTTGTTGCGCCCTCCAAGCGCACCGCCTAA
- a CDS encoding hypothetical protein (identified by Glimmer2; putative) translates to MGIRRSRPFRKLMRATHHHTPRVPWAIVRGLPLRRSALLARKKNAGHISLVYGADRPLAIPGDTVIFTAWITNDSTSHVRDINLVPRSFTNEGMEMLQYTSEPVERDLRIRLLAPGQSVMRSFTYLVTDSDHLHGGSLVSAMQVRATCRRGVITDEHDAIVSLSGTRRDWPFKTTRAGQPRRSPKRSNASVLV, encoded by the coding sequence ATGGGTATCCGGCGCAGCCGCCCCTTTAGGAAATTGATGCGTGCCACCCACCACCACACGCCAAGGGTCCCGTGGGCGATCGTTCGGGGATTGCCCTTACGGCGCTCGGCACTTTTGGCGCGAAAAAAGAATGCGGGCCACATCTCTCTCGTCTACGGAGCCGACAGGCCATTGGCCATCCCGGGCGATACGGTCATCTTCACCGCATGGATCACCAATGACTCCACGAGCCACGTGCGTGATATTAATCTCGTACCTCGTTCCTTCACCAACGAGGGCATGGAAATGCTCCAGTACACCTCAGAACCTGTGGAGCGGGACCTGCGGATAAGACTGCTGGCCCCAGGCCAATCCGTGATGCGGAGCTTCACCTACTTGGTGACGGACTCCGATCACCTCCACGGCGGGAGCCTCGTCAGCGCAATGCAGGTCCGCGCAACGTGCCGCCGCGGGGTGATTACGGATGAGCACGACGCAATCGTCTCCCTCAGCGGAACGCGGCGTGACTGGCCTTTCAAGACAACCAGAGCCGGCCAGCCCCGACGCAGCCCAAAGAGAAGCAACGCGTCAGTGCTCGTGTAG
- a CDS encoding putative fructose/tagatose bisphosphate aldolase (identified by match to protein family HMM PF01116): MRTKLDHLVNSALASGSAVPAFTCYDFTTALAVVGAAEESGLGVIMLVAPKTASTPNGLRLIAALRGLADTASVPVSVQLDHASDLRVIRDSVAAGADAVLADGSSLPYEDNIALVREVRAALDAQGASDVVLEAELGGLAGDEDKAFGAEDSEHDAGTSGAGLTNPAQVADFVERTGAQLLAVAVGNVHGKYKGEPNIRWDVLQEVAAKTGVPLVLHGASGIPADELAKAPSMQVGKVNFNTELRTGILATLETETAAHRADGENLQGLLARWNGSAATFAGATLELLSA, from the coding sequence ATGCGCACCAAACTCGACCACCTGGTCAACTCTGCCCTGGCCTCCGGCTCGGCCGTTCCCGCCTTCACTTGCTACGACTTCACCACAGCCCTGGCTGTTGTGGGCGCAGCGGAAGAATCCGGGCTCGGCGTGATCATGCTCGTCGCTCCGAAAACCGCGTCCACGCCCAACGGACTGCGCCTCATCGCAGCCCTGCGTGGCCTGGCCGACACCGCGAGCGTCCCGGTTTCCGTCCAGTTGGACCACGCTTCCGATCTGCGGGTCATCCGTGACTCCGTGGCCGCCGGGGCGGATGCGGTCCTGGCCGATGGCTCGTCCTTGCCTTACGAGGACAACATCGCCTTGGTCCGCGAAGTCCGTGCCGCGCTGGACGCCCAAGGTGCGTCCGACGTCGTGCTTGAAGCGGAGCTTGGCGGTCTTGCGGGCGACGAGGACAAGGCGTTTGGTGCCGAAGATTCAGAGCACGACGCCGGCACTTCAGGTGCAGGGCTCACCAACCCCGCGCAGGTGGCTGACTTCGTGGAGCGAACGGGTGCGCAGCTGCTGGCCGTCGCGGTGGGCAACGTGCACGGCAAGTACAAGGGCGAGCCGAACATCCGCTGGGACGTGCTGCAGGAAGTGGCTGCAAAGACCGGCGTGCCGTTGGTATTGCACGGCGCTTCCGGAATCCCTGCAGACGAGCTTGCCAAGGCGCCGTCCATGCAGGTTGGCAAGGTGAACTTCAACACGGAGCTGCGCACGGGAATCCTGGCCACACTGGAGACTGAAACTGCCGCCCACCGGGCAGACGGCGAGAACCTCCAGGGGCTGCTGGCTCGTTGGAACGGCTCCGCTGCGACCTTTGCGGGTGCCACGCTGGAGTTGCTCAGCGCCTGA
- a CDS encoding putative membrane protein (identified by match to protein family HMM PF06993), with product MILASLIFATIAALLHVYIFTMESITWTKPATWKRFSLTSQADAETTKPLAYNQGFYNLFLAIGALIGIIAVWAGAPQVGWTLVFSSCGSMLLAALVLAASGKKYLRAATLQGTTPLLAVVLGVLAVTLG from the coding sequence ATGATTCTGGCCTCCCTGATTTTCGCGACGATTGCCGCCCTGCTCCACGTCTACATCTTCACCATGGAGTCCATCACCTGGACCAAACCGGCCACATGGAAACGCTTCAGCCTCACCTCGCAGGCCGACGCTGAAACCACCAAACCGCTCGCCTACAACCAGGGTTTCTACAACCTGTTCCTGGCCATCGGCGCACTGATCGGCATCATCGCTGTCTGGGCCGGGGCGCCACAGGTGGGCTGGACCCTCGTCTTCAGCAGTTGTGGTTCCATGCTCCTGGCCGCCTTGGTCCTTGCTGCCAGCGGTAAGAAGTACCTCCGCGCGGCAACCCTCCAAGGCACAACGCCGTTGCTCGCCGTCGTGCTTGGAGTGCTGGCAGTGACGCTGGGCTAG
- a CDS encoding putative glyoxalase family protein (identified by match to protein family HMM PF00903), with amino-acid sequence MTTSIFVNLPVSDLEASKAFYTALGYTINPNFTDETAACVVFSDTIYAMLLTHAKFSEFTKQPIADTQNSTAAIVALSADSREDVDALAAKALEAGGSETYDAQDLGFMYSRAFRDLDGHHWEVLWMDEAAAQAGPPEH; translated from the coding sequence ATGACTACGTCGATTTTCGTGAACCTCCCCGTCAGCGACCTCGAGGCATCCAAGGCCTTCTACACGGCCCTTGGCTACACCATCAACCCGAACTTCACCGACGAGACTGCCGCATGCGTGGTCTTCAGCGACACTATCTATGCAATGCTCCTGACCCACGCCAAGTTCAGCGAGTTCACCAAGCAGCCCATCGCGGACACGCAGAACTCGACGGCCGCTATTGTGGCCCTTTCCGCCGACAGCCGTGAAGACGTGGATGCCCTGGCTGCAAAGGCGCTCGAAGCCGGCGGTTCAGAAACCTATGACGCCCAGGATCTTGGCTTCATGTACAGCCGCGCGTTCCGTGACTTGGATGGCCACCACTGGGAAGTCCTCTGGATGGATGAAGCCGCAGCCCAGGCAGGTCCTCCGGAGCACTAG